One Solanum pennellii chromosome 9, SPENNV200 DNA segment encodes these proteins:
- the LOC114078640 gene encoding uncharacterized protein LOC114078640 — MDAQSNSDSSSSSNLRIIVHNNPSEAQLSELGIKSWPKWACSPGKYKLKFDAEETCYLLRGKVKVYPKNTTEMSPVEFGAGDLVIIPKGLCCTWDITLPVDKYYKFHPS, encoded by the exons atggATGCTCAATCCAACTCAGACTCTAGTTCATCATCAAATCTAAGAATTATTGTCCATAACAACCCTTCAGAAGCCCAACTCTCTGAATTGGGCATAAAATCTTGGCCAAA atGGGCTTGTTCACCAggaaaatacaaattaaaatttgatgcaGAAGAAACATGTTATTTGCTAAGAGGAAAAGTGAAAGTGTATCCAAAGAACACAACAGAGATGTCACCAGTGGAGTTTGGTGCAGGGGATCTTGTCATTATTCCAAAAGGACTTTGTTGCACTTGGGATATAACCCTTCCTGTTGATAAATACTACAAATTTCATCCTTCCTAA
- the LOC107030901 gene encoding uncharacterized protein LOC107030901 — translation MDAQSKSDSCSSSNLRIIVQNNPSESQLSELGIKSWPKWACSPGKYQLKFDAEETCYLLRGKVKVYPKNTIEMSPVEFGAGDLVIIPKGLCCTWDVTLPVDKHYKFHSS, via the exons atggATGCTCAATCCAAATCAGACTCTTGTTCTTCTTCAAATCTAAGAATCATTGTCCAAAACAACCCTTCAGAATCCCAACTCTCTGAATTGGGCATAAAATCTTGGCCTAA ATGGGCTTGTTCACCAGGGAAATACCAATTAAAATTTGATGCAGAAGAAACATGTTATTTGCTAAGAGGAAAAGTGAAAGTGTATCCAAAGAACACAATAGAGATGTCACCAGTGGAGTTTGGTGCAGGGGATCTTGTCATTATTCCGAAAGGACTTTGTTGCACTTGGGATGTAACCCTTCCTGTTGATAAACACTATAAGTTTCATTCTTCCTAA